One Ignavibacterium album JCM 16511 genomic region harbors:
- a CDS encoding ABC transporter ATP-binding protein — MESHNDELVIEIKNLSKHFKNLKAVDNLNINVFRGDVFGFLGPNGAGKSTTIRMLLTLIKPNSGSIKIFGKDLFRERLSILRNVGAIVEKPDFYGYLPAYKNLEILGKISGHEISKKRIMEVLELVGLADRYKSKVKTFSHGMKQRLGIAQALLHNPDLIILDEPTTGLDPMGMKEIRDLIIHLSRDQKKTIFLSSHILYEVEQVANRMIIINKGTARVEGSVKDLLDATNLSVTFEVSDAPKATALISESSWSGKIKITSGNKLEFNIGNHEIAEINKFFVENNVDVYSIIPTRSLEEYFLKITQEAL; from the coding sequence ATGGAATCACATAACGACGAATTAGTAATCGAAATTAAAAATCTTTCAAAACACTTTAAAAATCTCAAAGCAGTTGACAATCTGAATATCAATGTTTTTCGTGGTGATGTATTCGGGTTTTTAGGACCTAATGGAGCTGGTAAAAGCACAACAATCAGAATGCTTTTGACTCTTATTAAACCTAACAGCGGTTCGATAAAAATCTTTGGAAAAGATTTATTCAGAGAAAGATTATCCATATTAAGAAATGTTGGGGCAATTGTTGAAAAACCCGACTTTTATGGTTATTTGCCTGCTTATAAAAATTTGGAGATACTTGGAAAAATTTCAGGTCACGAAATTTCTAAAAAAAGAATAATGGAAGTACTTGAATTAGTAGGTTTAGCTGATCGTTATAAAAGTAAAGTAAAAACTTTTTCTCACGGTATGAAACAAAGATTAGGAATTGCACAGGCACTTCTTCACAATCCTGATTTAATAATTCTTGATGAACCAACAACAGGTTTAGACCCAATGGGAATGAAGGAAATCCGCGATTTAATTATTCATTTAAGCCGTGATCAGAAAAAAACTATCTTTCTTTCTTCACATATTTTATATGAAGTTGAACAAGTTGCCAACAGAATGATAATTATAAATAAAGGAACTGCAAGAGTTGAGGGAAGTGTTAAAGATTTGTTAGATGCTACAAATCTTTCAGTTACATTTGAAGTTAGTGATGCTCCAAAAGCGACTGCATTAATTTCAGAAAGTAGCTGGTCAGGAAAAATAAAAATTACATCAGGGAACAAATTGGAATTTAATATCGGCAATCATGAAATCGCAGAAATAAATAAGTTCTTTGTTGAAAATAATGTTGATGTGTATTCTATAATTCCCACAAGATCACTCGAAGAATATTTCTTAAAAATTACTCAAGAGGCACTTTGA
- a CDS encoding ABC transporter permease, protein MFTLIGIELYKIFRKWRTYIGFLAIGVLVPIIHIAMLYEGKNTIDFMTRNIQQSFVFVGNLLNTYLISYIVLTSLTVHIPFLITLVAGDLLAGEATSGTYRLMLTRPVTREKFVTAKFIAGVIYTNLLILWLAIMSLAVGYFIFGVGELLIIRGDMIIIFEQKDVLWRFLGAYGYASLGMTVVASLAYLFSSLVENAIGPIVSTMAVIIVFVIISAINVDLLQAIRPYLFTNYISSWQLFFDNPVDVNEILKSIGVLVLHIIIFFGATLIIFKRKDILT, encoded by the coding sequence ATGTTCACTCTTATTGGTATTGAGCTGTATAAAATTTTCAGAAAGTGGAGAACATATATCGGGTTTTTAGCAATCGGTGTTTTAGTCCCCATTATTCATATTGCAATGTTATATGAAGGAAAAAACACTATTGATTTTATGACGCGAAATATTCAACAATCTTTTGTGTTTGTCGGAAATCTTCTTAACACTTATTTAATTTCTTACATTGTTCTCACCAGTCTTACAGTTCACATTCCTTTTCTTATTACTTTGGTCGCCGGCGATTTACTTGCTGGTGAAGCAACTTCTGGAACTTACAGATTAATGCTAACCAGACCTGTTACAAGAGAAAAATTTGTAACGGCAAAGTTTATTGCCGGAGTAATCTATACAAATCTACTGATATTATGGTTAGCAATAATGAGTTTGGCAGTAGGATATTTTATCTTCGGCGTAGGTGAACTGTTAATCATTAGAGGCGATATGATAATCATCTTTGAACAGAAAGATGTTTTGTGGAGATTTTTAGGTGCTTATGGTTATGCTTCATTGGGAATGACTGTTGTAGCCTCGCTCGCTTATCTTTTTTCTTCTCTGGTTGAAAATGCGATTGGACCAATTGTAAGTACAATGGCAGTCATAATTGTATTTGTAATTATCTCTGCTATAAATGTTGACTTACTGCAGGCAATTCGACCTTACTTATTCACAAATTATATTTCATCCTGGCAGTTGTTTTTTGATAATCCTGTTGATGTGAATGAAATACTGAAGTCAATTGGAGTTTTAGTTCTTCATATCATAATATTTTTTGGAGCGACATTAATTATTTTCAAAAGAAAGGATATTCTTACCTAA
- a CDS encoding LolA family protein has translation MRKIFLIMLITIIEIFPQQKIADELINSVITNFNRVKDYEVDVEIKVDVDFLKVPDAKAKIYFKQPDKIRLKSEGFALLPKEGLDFSPASLAKKDYTAIYERDVMLNGKKVSVVKVIPVGEQSNIILSTLWIDPVDKVIRKVESTTKMNGTFTIELTYDESFKYPLPEKMVFSFNIDKLNLPKAFSTDGNPPSKKKRLPDAPTKGNVFVQYSNYKVNIGIPDSVFEEKQ, from the coding sequence ATGAGAAAAATATTTTTAATAATGCTTATCACAATAATTGAGATTTTCCCTCAACAAAAAATTGCTGATGAACTTATAAATTCAGTAATTACCAATTTTAACAGAGTAAAAGATTATGAAGTTGATGTTGAAATTAAAGTAGATGTTGACTTTCTAAAAGTTCCGGATGCAAAAGCAAAAATTTATTTCAAGCAGCCGGATAAAATCAGATTAAAGTCCGAAGGATTTGCTCTGCTTCCTAAAGAAGGGCTTGACTTTTCTCCTGCGTCATTAGCTAAAAAAGATTATACTGCGATTTATGAACGAGATGTAATGTTAAACGGAAAGAAAGTTTCAGTAGTTAAAGTTATTCCTGTAGGCGAGCAATCTAACATAATACTTTCTACATTATGGATTGATCCCGTTGATAAAGTTATAAGGAAAGTTGAATCAACAACCAAAATGAATGGTACTTTTACTATTGAATTAACCTACGATGAGTCTTTCAAATACCCATTACCCGAAAAAATGGTATTCTCTTTCAACATTGACAAATTAAATTTGCCAAAAGCATTTTCAACTGACGGGAATCCTCCTTCAAAAAAGAAAAGATTACCAGATGCGCCGACCAAAGGAAATGTATTTGTTCAATATTCAAATTATAAAGTCAATATTGGAATACCAGACTCGGTTTTTGAAGAGAAGCAATAA
- a CDS encoding DUF2141 domain-containing protein, with protein MKFKFSKYLIFFALFSIVIYAGDNQKGRLIVKIKGLKNDQGTVKIALCNSSENYKDDLSPFKAAIIEIKNNQAIAVFDNLPAGNYAVKAFHDENNNDDFDTNFLGIPKEDYGFSNNVKGLFGPPSWDAAKFQLNKSNQIVEIIFN; from the coding sequence ATGAAATTTAAGTTCTCAAAATATTTGATATTTTTTGCCTTGTTCTCGATTGTCATCTATGCTGGTGATAATCAGAAAGGGCGTTTGATTGTTAAGATAAAAGGATTAAAAAATGATCAGGGCACTGTTAAAATAGCGCTCTGTAATTCGTCCGAAAATTACAAAGATGATTTATCACCTTTTAAAGCAGCAATAATTGAAATAAAAAATAATCAGGCAATTGCTGTATTTGATAATTTGCCTGCAGGAAATTACGCAGTCAAAGCTTTTCACGATGAAAATAATAACGATGATTTCGATACTAACTTTCTTGGCATTCCAAAAGAGGATTACGGCTTTTCGAATAATGTAAAAGGATTATTTGGTCCTCCTTCCTGGGATGCTGCAAAATTTCAACTGAATAAAAGTAATCAGATTGTTGAAATAATTTTTAACTGA
- the fabF gene encoding beta-ketoacyl-ACP synthase II, with product MISNRRVVVTGMGALTPIGLSVQEFWDGMMQSKSGAAPIKGFDASRVDTKFACELKEFDVTKYLDRKTARRLDPFAQYALVSAKQCIDDSGLKPENLSDEEKSKIGVIFGSGIGGIQTFYEQSVINREQGPDRISPFFIPMLIPDIAAGHISMQYGFQGPNYCTVSACATGNNNLIDSYLLIKNGLADRMIAGGSEASINELGVGGFNANRALSTRNDSPETASRPFDATRDGFVMGEGAGALLLEELEVALKRGAKIYCEIVGVGLSADAHHITAPHPEGTGAILAMEMALRTADITPDKIDYVNMHGTSTPLGDIAETKAIKKVFGEHAYKMNLSSTKSMTGHLLGAAGAVEAIASILAIVNDRIPPTINFEHPDPECDLNYTFNKPQDRIVDYALSNAFGFGGHNTSVIFKKYKE from the coding sequence ATGATTTCTAATCGCAGAGTTGTAGTTACAGGAATGGGAGCTTTAACTCCAATTGGTTTAAGTGTGCAGGAATTTTGGGATGGAATGATGCAGAGTAAAAGTGGTGCTGCTCCAATTAAAGGATTTGATGCTTCCAGAGTAGATACAAAATTTGCTTGTGAACTCAAGGAGTTCGATGTTACAAAATATTTAGATAGAAAAACCGCCCGAAGACTTGATCCTTTTGCTCAGTATGCTTTGGTTTCTGCCAAACAATGTATTGATGACAGCGGATTGAAACCGGAAAATTTAAGTGATGAAGAGAAATCAAAAATTGGTGTAATATTCGGTAGTGGCATCGGAGGTATTCAGACTTTTTATGAACAATCGGTAATTAACCGTGAACAAGGTCCGGATAGAATTTCACCATTCTTTATTCCTATGTTAATTCCTGATATAGCAGCAGGACATATTTCTATGCAATATGGTTTTCAGGGACCGAATTATTGCACAGTATCAGCTTGTGCAACTGGTAATAATAATCTTATCGACTCATATCTTCTTATCAAAAATGGCCTGGCGGACAGAATGATTGCCGGCGGAAGTGAAGCTTCAATCAATGAGCTCGGTGTTGGTGGATTTAATGCCAACAGAGCACTTTCCACAAGAAATGATTCACCTGAAACTGCAAGCAGACCTTTTGATGCTACAAGAGATGGATTTGTAATGGGTGAAGGTGCCGGTGCATTGCTTCTTGAAGAACTTGAAGTTGCACTTAAACGAGGTGCAAAAATATATTGTGAGATAGTTGGAGTCGGCCTTTCCGCTGACGCACATCACATTACTGCACCTCATCCGGAAGGCACAGGAGCTATTTTAGCAATGGAGATGGCTTTACGAACTGCAGATATTACTCCTGATAAAATTGACTATGTTAATATGCACGGAACCTCAACACCACTTGGCGATATTGCTGAAACTAAAGCTATAAAAAAAGTGTTTGGAGAACATGCATACAAGATGAATTTGTCTTCAACTAAAAGTATGACTGGTCATTTATTAGGTGCTGCAGGAGCCGTTGAAGCTATTGCATCAATACTTGCAATTGTTAACGATAGAATTCCACCAACAATTAACTTCGAACATCCTGATCCCGAATGTGATCTTAATTACACATTTAATAAACCACAGGATAGAATTGTAGATTATGCTTTAAGTAATGCTTTTGGATTTGGCGGACATAATACTTCAGTGATTTTTAAGAAATATAAAGAATAG
- a CDS encoding GNAT family N-acetyltransferase: MTNEELKIRKAEKSDIPNILKLIKELAEYEKLLHEVVTTEKNLEEVIFGEKKFVEVLIAEFNGELAGQTIFFHNFSTFVGKPGLYIEDLYVRPQFRGKGIGKALLNEVIKLAKERNCGRVEWVVLDWNQPAIDFYKSIGAKAMDEWTIFRLTENKF, from the coding sequence ATGACAAACGAGGAATTAAAAATCAGAAAAGCCGAAAAATCAGATATTCCGAATATTCTGAAATTGATTAAAGAATTAGCAGAATACGAAAAGCTATTACACGAAGTCGTTACCACCGAAAAAAATCTTGAAGAAGTTATCTTCGGTGAGAAGAAATTTGTTGAAGTATTGATTGCAGAGTTTAACGGAGAATTAGCAGGTCAGACTATTTTCTTTCATAACTTTTCAACTTTTGTCGGCAAACCAGGTTTATATATAGAAGACTTATATGTTCGTCCACAATTTCGTGGCAAAGGTATCGGCAAAGCCCTTCTTAATGAAGTAATAAAACTTGCCAAAGAAAGAAATTGCGGAAGAGTAGAATGGGTTGTTCTCGATTGGAATCAGCCGGCAATTGATTTCTATAAAAGTATTGGTGCAAAAGCAATGGATGAATGGACTATCTTTCGTTTGACAGAGAACAAATTCTAG
- a CDS encoding DUF3298 and DUF4163 domain-containing protein, whose amino-acid sequence MKFINLYIAILIITTSANAEVDSLTIIRKDFYQATDDTSAYVKILYPQINGLDNPEVQKKINSFLETEFMQAKSWFDDFVADTDYTSEFPPDWVFSFETDFNVTYNSIEFLSIVLNYYEFTGGAHGNYYSVGYNIRTSDGEVLILPDILKPNSLQALSEFCTEEILNMFDANSLNEAGLFEDELNISDDQDFYITPDALVLQFDPYEIAPYAMGSIDVELKFSKIKNILKENLPFLNR is encoded by the coding sequence ATGAAATTTATAAATCTCTACATTGCCATTTTAATAATTACGACATCAGCAAATGCTGAAGTCGATTCGTTGACGATAATAAGGAAAGATTTTTATCAGGCAACTGATGATACTTCTGCTTATGTAAAAATATTATATCCTCAAATAAATGGTCTTGATAATCCGGAAGTCCAGAAAAAGATAAATTCATTTCTGGAAACTGAATTTATGCAAGCTAAAAGTTGGTTTGATGATTTTGTTGCTGATACAGATTACACTTCTGAATTTCCTCCTGATTGGGTTTTCAGTTTTGAAACTGATTTTAATGTAACATATAACAGTATTGAGTTTCTTAGTATTGTTCTGAATTACTATGAATTTACGGGCGGAGCTCACGGAAATTATTATTCAGTCGGATATAACATCAGAACATCTGACGGAGAAGTTCTAATTCTTCCGGATATTTTAAAACCAAACTCATTACAAGCTTTATCAGAATTTTGCACTGAAGAAATACTCAATATGTTTGATGCTAACTCTTTGAATGAAGCGGGATTATTTGAAGATGAATTAAATATTTCAGATGATCAGGATTTTTACATTACTCCTGATGCATTAGTCCTTCAATTTGACCCTTATGAAATTGCACCTTATGCAATGGGCTCAATTGATGTTGAACTTAAATTCAGTAAGATTAAAAATATTCTGAAAGAAAACCTTCCCTTTCTTAACAGGTGA
- a CDS encoding phosphatase PAP2 family protein, whose translation MSDFLYSIDLTVFYFFNHTISLPVLDKFFSLITSVNNWYIAYVILLGISWTKGGIRGKIGVLGVILLIAVSDQTGYRILKEIFARPRPCDVLSDVITPLGCTGTFSFPSNHALNNFAAAFFFYKLFPKLKWVLFITASLVAISRVYLGLHYPSDIIGGALIGILFGYIFSQLALFTERKLKSKSTKQRIEILRNKK comes from the coding sequence ATGAGCGATTTCCTCTACTCAATTGACCTGACGGTTTTTTACTTCTTTAATCATACAATTTCCTTGCCTGTTTTGGATAAGTTTTTTTCATTGATAACCAGCGTAAACAATTGGTACATTGCCTATGTCATTTTGCTGGGAATTAGCTGGACAAAAGGCGGAATAAGAGGCAAAATTGGTGTTCTCGGAGTTATTTTACTTATAGCTGTTTCAGATCAGACCGGTTACAGAATACTGAAAGAAATTTTTGCAAGACCAAGACCTTGTGATGTTCTTTCTGATGTTATTACTCCACTTGGCTGCACAGGAACATTTTCTTTTCCGTCGAATCACGCTTTGAATAATTTTGCTGCAGCATTTTTCTTTTACAAACTTTTTCCAAAATTAAAATGGGTACTATTTATAACTGCTAGTCTTGTAGCAATTTCACGAGTTTATTTAGGTTTACATTATCCGTCTGATATAATTGGCGGAGCCTTGATCGGAATTTTATTCGGTTATATTTTTTCTCAGTTAGCATTATTCACAGAAAGGAAATTGAAATCAAAAAGCACTAAACAAAGAATAGAAATATTGAGGAATAAAAAATGA